In the Nitrospirales bacterium LBB_01 genome, one interval contains:
- a CDS encoding cell filamentation protein Fic: MTLSPKYDTTGKDICRIHKLWLGNIYEWAGKYRQVNLSKGDFQFSTSAHIPRLIGDFEKGQLAINTPCIFATIEEIARAIATVHVELLLIHPFREGNGRVARLLADLMAMQADLPPLNYVQLESKKWGNYIKAIHAGMSKNYAPMTEIFVDVINQTMKKT; this comes from the coding sequence ATGACCCTCTCCCCCAAATACGACACAACTGGTAAGGATATTTGCAGGATTCACAAATTATGGCTTGGCAATATATATGAATGGGCGGGTAAGTACAGACAGGTTAATTTGAGCAAGGGAGACTTTCAGTTTTCTACATCTGCACATATACCCAGGTTGATTGGTGATTTTGAAAAAGGACAACTTGCAATTAATACACCTTGTATATTTGCAACCATTGAAGAAATAGCACGCGCTATCGCAACAGTGCACGTAGAACTGTTGCTTATTCATCCTTTCAGGGAGGGCAACGGAAGAGTAGCACGGCTTCTGGCAGATTTAATGGCTATGCAAGCTGACCTGCCGCCTTTAAACTACGTACAATTGGAGAGCAAAAAGTGGGGAAATTATATCAAGGCTATACACGCAGGGATGAGTAAAAATTATGCACCAATGACTGAGATATTTGTTGATGTTATCAATCAGACGATGAAAAAGACTTAG